ATAGGTCCCAGCGGCGACGATGGCGCAGGCGCGGCTTTGGATCGTGCTGGTGCCGATGGATTTGTAACTGAGCCAGCGGAACAACTCGCCGAAACCCGGAATGTCGCGCCCGGCGTGGTCGCGGCGAACTTTCTCGAGCGCTTCGGGGGTGACATCGCGGCCGGTCAGCCCGGTGCCGCCCGTAGCGACGATCGCGTCGATCCGGGAATCGGCCATCCAGGCTTCCAGCCGATGCGCGATTGCATCGCTATCGTCGCGAACGATCGCCCGCTCGACCAGCCTGTGGCCGGCGCCTTCGATCCGGCCTGCGAGGATATCGCCCGACGTATCGTCGGCTGCCGTGCGGCTGTCGGATACCGTCAGCACTGCGATCCCGATCGGCGTGAAGGTGCGGTCGTAATCGATGGGCATCAGTCGCGCGATGTCAGGCGCACGCCGCCGCCGCCCGAAAGCTCCGGGAAAGTCGGCCACATGCCCTGCGCCAGAGCGATCCGGCTTTCCGAAGCGCCGCCGGCCTGCCGCTCGTACATCCAGTAATTGCGCATCACGATCGCGACATAGCCGCGCGTTTCCCAATAGGGGATGCTTTCCATGTAGAGCAGGGGATCGCCCTGGTCGCGGATCTCGGTGTTCCACCGGGTGACCGGCGAAAGGCCGGCGTTGTAAGCGGCCATCACTTTCGGCAGCAGGCCGCCGGTGGCGCCGGAATCGCGCAGCATCTGCAGGTGTTCCTGGCCGAACGCGAGATTGATTTCGGGCCGGGCGAGATCGCTGGCATTGCCCGAAACGCCCAGTTTCGCGCGGTGATCGATCGCAGCGGCGGGCATGATCTGCATCAGACCGCGCGCGCCGGCCGGGCTGACGGCATCGGCCCGAAACACCGATTCCTGCAATGTATGGGCATAGGCGAGCGCGGGATCGACGCGCCATCCGTTCACCGGCTGCCATTTCGGGGCGGGATAGCGCAGCGCCGGTTCGGCCCGCGCACCGCGCGGCGCATTGTGCGCCATCCACAACTGTGTCGATGGCAGGCCCATTTCGCGCGCGAGCCGGGACAGCTCGTCGTAGTTTTCCGGGTCGCCGATCTGCGCCTCGTGCCGCAAAACCTCGTCGGCGAGACGATCGCGTCCGATCTCGGCCAGGGCCACCGCGATACGCACGTTCTCGATCTCGCGCAGCTTGCGCCAGTCCTCCATTGCGAAATCCGCGCTCGCGTGGTTCTGCGGGAGATGCTGGCCGAGCTGCTCGCGGGCGAGCATGCCGTAAAGCGTCTCGTCGAGCCGTGCGGCACCGCGCAAGCGCTCGGCTGCCTTCTCCGGCTGGCGGCACCGGATCGATGCACGGCTCGACCAGTAGAATGCGGCTGCCGTCAGCTCGTTGTTGGTGGAACCGCGCGCTGCCCGTTCGAAGCTGTCGGCGGCGGTCTCGCAATCGTTCAACCGCCATGCCGCCAGTCCGGCCACCCAGTCGCCTTCCGCGACCCAGGCGCCCGAGCCGTCGCGCACGGTCTGCGCCATGGCGAGCGCGGCCGGATCGTTGTTCTCGATGTAGTAGCTGAAAGCCACGCGCTGCCGCCATTCGGCGCGAGCGGGCGGGCTGAGCAGGGCATCGACGCCGTCGAGGAGCTGGCGTGCGCCGTCGGGGTCGTCGTTGCTGATCCGGTCGAGAATGGCCTGGCGCACATCCGCCGGCATTGTCCCGTCGTCGACGGTCGAGGGCCGTACCCGTTTCGAGGCGTACGGCTGCCTGACGAAGCTCTGCCGCTGCGGAAGATAGGGGGCCGACATCAGGCCGCGCTTCAGCCCCAGATTGCCCATTTGCTCGGCATGCGGCAGGCGGCTGCCCTCTGCCAGCCAGGCCTGGATCGCGGGCAATTCCACCCGCGGGCTGGTTGCAGCCAGGTAATATTCCGCTTTCGCCACCTGGTGCAGCGGGCCGTCGGAGCGCTCTGCCAGCATGGCCTCCACCCGCGACCAGTCCTGCCGATCAATCGCCTGGAACAGGTCCGTGTAGTATTCGCGGTCGGGGCGGCTGAGCAGTTCGGGAACATTGCTGTTGAGGGCACGCGAACGGAAATACTCGGCGGCACTGCTGTTGGCGGCCGCCGGCGTCGCAACGACCGCGGAAGCGAAGAGCGCTGCAGTGGCCGCTATCAGCGTCAACCATCGGGTCGGGTCAGGTTTCGCCATAAGTCCAATCGAGCCAGCATCGCCAGAACCGCTCGCGCCGCCGTGCCGATCGGCGCATATCCGCGAGCCCTCCGGCACCCATCGCGGGAATGCTTGTTCCTTCATGGTTAATATTGCGTAAAATTGCAGGGCCTTGCGTCATATCGTGCCCCAGAAGCGGCGGAATGTTGCGCCCGAGAAAAAGGATTCTGCCCGGTTTCACCAGCCCGACATGATGAATCAGAAGCTCGCCCAGGCCGGCGGCACGAATGGCGTCCCAGTCCGGCGCGACATCGTGGCGAGGCAGCAGGGATGCGGTGTAGACCGTCTCGGGTGTCAACCCCGCCGCGCGCAGGAACCCTTGCAGCAGCGCGCCGTCGGGGCCGGAAAGCAGCCGTTCGCGATCTCCCTCCTCGGGCTGGTTGACAACGACCATCAGGCGGGCCTGTGCAGGACCGGCAGGCGGCACGCGCGGAAAGGAGCCGCCGGTATCGAGCACGTCGGCGGTGAGCCACCACTCGCGGAACGCCGCCAGGTCGCCCGGCCAGCTGCTTTTGTCCACATCGACCCGAGGGGTCGCTTCAACCGCGGGTGCGCGTTCGCGGACCGGCTCTGCCGGCCGGGACTCGACCGCGGGAACGGCCGGGGCCTCGGCCTCTTCCGGCGAAGCCAGCCAGGCCGTAGCGTCGTCGGCGAAATCGCAATCGACGCCGGCATCGCGCCACCAGTCGATCGCGGCGGCAAACTGGCCGGAAAGCGGGAGGGGCGGGCGTTCTGCCATCAGGCTTGCGGTCTTGACCTGCCCTGCCGCAGCAATCAAGGCATGATGCAAGCCCGGGGCAGCAAAGAGACGAAGGATCATTTGGGATGAGCGAACGCGAATCGATGCCGTGCGACGTGGTGATCGTGGGCGGCGGGCCGGCCGGCCTCGCCGCAGCGATCCGCCTCAAGCAGATCAACGACGCGCTCGAGGTGGTCGTACTGGAAAAAGGCTCCGAGATCGGAGCGCATATTCTTTCCGGCGCGGTGGTCGATCCCAAGGCGCTCGACGAACTTCTGCCCGAATGGCGCGACCAGGGTTGCCCGATGGCGGAAGTGCCGGTGACAGATAACTGGCACTGGGTGCTGTCGAGGGGCGGCAAGAGGGCCATCCCCCACCTGTTCATGCCGCCGTTCCTGTCGAACGACGGCTGCTACACCGGTTCGCTGGGCAATATGACCCGCTGGCTGGGCGAGCAGGCGGAAGCTCTCGGCGTCATGGTCTTCCCGGGCTTTCCCGCTGCCGACGTGCTCTTCGACGATAGCGGCGCGGTCGCGGGCGTGGTGACGCAGGACATGGGCGTGGCCGCCGACGGCAGCCACAAGCCCGATTACCAGCCCGGCATGGAAATCCACGCTAAGTATACCCTGTTTGCCGAGGGTGCGCGCGGCAACCTGACCAAGCGGATCAAGGCGCGCTTCGATCTGGAGGCCGACTGTCAGCCGCAGGTCTATGGCCTGGGCATCAAGGAGCTGTGGGACATCGATCCCGACAAGCATGTGCCGGGCCGCGTGATCCACACGCAGGGCTGGCCCCTGTCGGAAAGCGACACCTGGGGCGGCGGCTTCCTCTACCATCAGGCGGGCGGGCAGGTCGCGCTCGGTTTCGTCACCGCGCTCGATTACGAGAACCCCTACGTCTCGCCGTTCCAGGAATTCCAGCGCTGGAAACTGCATCCGGCCATCCGCGAATACCTCGAAGGCGGGAAGCGCGTCGCCTATGGCGCGCGCGCGATCAACGAGGGCGGTTGGCAGTCGGTCCCGAAGCTGGCCTTCCCCGGTGGCGCGCTGATCGGCTGCGCGGCGGGCTTCGTCAACGTGCCCCGGATCAAGGGCAGCCATACGGCGATGAAAAGCGGGATGCTGGCGGCAGAAGCCGTCGCGGCCGCGATCGGCGGCGGCGCGGAGAAGACCGAGTTGGGCGACTACGATGCCGCCGTGCGGTCGAGCTGGATCGCCGACGAGCTGAAGAAGGTGAAGAACGCCCAGCCCGCAGTGGCGAAGTTCGGCGGCGATGTCGGCACCGTCATTGCCGGGATCGACATGTGGATGCGCACGCTGGGCATCGGCCTGCCGGTGACGATGAAGCACGATCCCGACTATACCCATACCCACCGGGCGGACCTCCACCGGCCGATCGATTACCCCAAGCCCGACGGCGAGATCACGTTCGATCGGCTGACCTCGGTATCCTATTCCTACACCAATCATGCAGAGGACCAGCCCTGCCATCTGAAGGTGAAGGACATGGCGCTGCAGGAGGCAAGCGAGCTGGGCGTCTATGGCGGCCCCTCGACGCGCTATTGCCCCGCCGGGGTCTACGAATGGGTCGATGTCGAGGAAGGCGATCCCAAGTTCGTGATCAACGCGCAGAACTGCGTCCACTGCAAGACCTGCGATATCAAGGACCCGAACCAGAACATCGAATGGGTCACGCCCGAAGGCGGCGGCGGACCGAACTATCCGAATATGTGACGGGGACCTTTGCCAAACGCTCGCGTCGCCCTGGATCCGAACCGGGGCGACGGAAACGGCAGGAATTGCGTGAGCATCACCGAAACCGCCTACGCCAAGATCAACCTGGCGCTGCATGTCCGGCGGCGGCGGGAAGACGGGTATCACGAGCTGGAGACGCTGTTCGCCTTCGTCGATACCGGCGATGTGCTGACGGCGCGCACCGCGGCGCAGGACAGCCTGACCGTCACCGGCGAATTTGCCGGCGCGCTCGACGATCCGTTCGGCAATATCGCCGCGAAAGCGCTCGCCAAGCTGCCGCGCGCGGACGGCCTTGCCCTCACGCTCGAAAAGCGGCTGCCGGTCGCTGCCGGACTGGGCGGCGGCTCCGCCGATGCCGGGGCGGTGTTTCGCCTGATCCGCGAGCGCTATGGCCTGCCCGGGGACTGGCGCGAACGGGCGGCGAGCCTGGGCGCGGACGTTCCCGCTTGCGTGGAGAGCGTTGCCTCTATCGGGCGCGGGACCGGCACCGAGTTGTCGCCGGTCGAAAACGATCTGGCCGGAACGCCGGTTCTGCTGGTCAATCCGCGGGTGCCGCTCCCCACCGGCCCGGTTTTCGCCGCCTGGGACGGAGCCGACGCGGGGCCGCTGGCGGGCACGACCGCCCGCGAAATTGCCGAAAGCAACGGCAACGATCTCGAGCGGATCGTTTTCGAACGCCTCCGCGTGGAAGAGGCCTTGTCTGCCTGGAACGCCCTGGCCGACAGCGGCGGGTTTCTGACTCGCATGTCCGGCTCGGGCGCGACGTCTTTCGCCTTGTTCGAAACGATCGAGGCGCGTGACCGGGCGGCTGCGGATATTGCCGCCGCAAACCCCGGCTGGTGGCAAATGAAAGGTGCGCTGCGATGATCGACAGTCTTCCGTTCCGCCGGGTTGGCGAACCGACCCGGGGCGGTATCGTTTGCGTGGTCGATCATGCGTCCAACCGCGTCCCCGCGGACATCGAACTGGGGATCGCGCCCGAGCTTCTGGACAAGCATATCGCGGTCGACATCGGTGTCGAAGGCGTCGCCGAACGCATGGCGCGACGGCACGCGATCCCCGCCCATCTCGCGTGTGTCAGCAGGCTGGTATGCGACCTCCATCGTGAAGAGGAGTCGCCTGCCGTCGTCCCCGAAACGAGCGACGGCCACCTGATCCCGGGAAACATCGGCGCCGATATCGAACGGCGTCTCGCGCTGTTCCATCGCCCCTACCACGCTGCGCTGGCCGAGTGGCTCGACGCCGCGCAGCCCGAGCTTGTCATTGCGCTCCACAGCTTCACCCCCGCGCTCGAAAGCGGTGGTGAGGAACGGCCGTGGGAAGTCGCCCTGCTCTATAACCGGGACGATCGCGCCGCGCGCCACGCGATCCGCCTGTTCGCGGAAGAAGGGCTGACGGTCGGCGACAACCAGCCTTATTCGGGCAAGCAGTTGAACGCGACGATGGACCGCCATGCGGAGGCGCACGGGAGACCCTATCTGACGATCGAGATCAGACAGGACATGATCGAGCGGGAGGCCGATCAGGCGCGCTGGGCGGCACTCGTCGCGGATGTCGCCGGCCGCACTGCGCACGCGCTGAAGGACGCTTAAGGGCCCCTGGCGGCGCTCGGGGAGTGCTCACGGGTGCCCGAGCGGCACGCGAGAGCTGTTGCCGGCAAAAGAATTTCCCTTTCGACCGGCCCGTGCGATGCTTTAGGGGTTGGAATCCCCTCGAACGCGCAACATCTGGAACTCGCCATGCCTGCCTACCGCTCCCGCACTTCGACCCACGGCCGCAACATGGCCGGCGCGCGCGGGCTGTGGCGCGCAACGGGCATGAAGGACGACGATTTCGGCAAGCCGATTATCGCCGTGGTCAATTCCTTCACCCAGTTCGTGCCTGGTCACGTCCACCTGAAAGACCTGGGCCAGATGGTCGCGCGCGAGATCGAGGCTGCGGGCGGCGTGGCCAAGGAGTTCAACACGATCGCGGTCGACGACGGGATCGCGATGGGCCACGACGGCATGCTCTATTCGTTGCCCAGCCGCGATCTGATCGCCGACAGCGTCGAATACATGGTCAACGCCCATTGCGCCGACGCGATGGTCTGCATTTCCAATTGCGACAAGATCACGCCGGGAATGCTGATGGCGGCGATGCGGATCAACATTCCGGTCGTGTTCGTTTCCGGCGGACCGATGGAAGCGGGCAAAGTCGTCCTCAAGGGCAAGGAAGTCGCGCTCGATCTGGTCGATGCGATGGTCGCCGCCGCCGACGAGCGCATGACCGACGAGGAAGTTCTCGATATCGAGCGGTCCGCCTGCCCCACATGCGGATCGTGCAGCGGCATGTTCACCGCCAATTCGATGAACTGCCTGACCGAGGCGCTCGGTCTCTCGCTGCCGGGCAACGGATCGACCCTTGCCACCCACGCCGACCGCAAGGCGCTGTTCCTGCGCGCCGGGCGGCTTGTCGTCGAACTCTGCCGCCGGTGGTACGAGGAAGACGATGCGAGCGTCCTGCCGCGCACGATCGCCGATCGGTCGGCTTTCGAAAATGCCATGAGCCTCGATATCGCGATGGGCGGATCGACCAATACCGTGCTGCACCTGCTTGCCGCCGCGCACGAGGCGGGGCTGGACTTCACGATGGCCGATATCGACCGCCTCAGCCGCCATATCCCGTGCCTTTCCAAGGTCGCACCGGCGAAGGACGACGTGCATATGGAGGACGTTCACCGGGCCGGCGGAATCATGGCGATCCTGGGCGAACTCGATCGCGCGGGCTTGCTTAACACCGCGGTGCCCACCGTTCACAGCCCGACACTGCGCGATGCTCTCGACGAATGGGATATCGCGCGCACCAACAGCCCGGCGGTGCAGGAGTTTTTCCGCGCCGCGCCCGGTGGCGTGCCGACGCAGACGGCATTCAGCCAGAACCGGCGGTGGGCCGAACTCGACCTCGATCGCCGCGAGGGGGTGATCCGCTCGGCCGAACATGCCTTCAGCCAGGATGGCGGGCTTGCGGTTCTCTACGGCAATCTGGCGGAAGATGGCTGCATCGTGAAGACCGCCGGGGTCGACGAAAGCATTCTGACGTTTTCCGGCCCGGCGAAAGTCTACGAAAGCCAGGACGCGGCCGTGACGGCCATCCTGACCGACCAGGTTCGCGAAGGCGATGTCGTGGTCATCCGCTACGAAGGGCCGAAGGGCGGCCCCGGCATGCAGGAAATGCTCTATCCCACCAGCTACCTCAAGTCGAAGGGGCTGGGCAAAGCCTGCGCGCTGGTGACCGACGGGCGCTTCTCCGGCGGCACGTCGGGCCTGTCGATCGGCCATGCTTCGCCCGAGGCGGCCGAAGGCGGCGCAATCGGCCTGGTGCGCGAAGGCGACAGGATCGTGATCGACATTCCGAAACGAACGATCCATCTCGACGTCTCGGAATCCGAACTGGCCGAGAGGCGAGCGGAGATGGAGGCAAGGGGAGATCGGGCATGGAAGCCGGTGGAAAAGCGCAAGCGGCAGGTTTCGACCGCGCTGCAGGCTTATGCCGCGATGACCACCAGCGCCGCGCGCGGCGCGGTGCGCGACGTTTCGCAGCTCGTCCGCAAGTGAGACCGTCCCGAGCCGGTGCCGCGGCCGTGCTGACGCTTGCGGCCGCCTGTTCCTCTGCCGATGCGCCGGTGCAGGCGCAGGCGGATGAAGGCGCCCAGCCGATCGAATGCGCCATCGGCCCGGGGGCCGGCTTCGGGCCGGATTGCCTGGTGGAACGCGCCGAGATCGACGGAACGATCGTGCTGACGGTGCGCCATGCCGACGGCGGCTTCCGCCGGTTCGCGCAGTTGCCGGAAGGGCGCGGACTGGTTGCCTACGATGGCGCCGACCCGGTCGAACAGACGCTGGCGGGCGAGGTGCTGGAGGTCGCGATTGCCGGCGAACGCTACCGCTTTGCCGCGCGGCCTTCTCAGGGAACCGATGCCGGCGAGTGATCCCGTCCTGACGGTCGCCGAAATGCAGGCGGCGGAACAGGCGCTGGTCGATGCCGGCACGGATGTCGATACGCTGATGCAGCGGGCAGGGTGCGGGGCGGCCGAATGGGTCTGGCGCCTTGCCGCCGGCCGGCCGGTGACGGTCCTGTGCGGACCGGGCAACAACGGCGGCGACGGCTACGTTATCGCGCAGGTCCTGCATCGGCGCGGGCTGGATGTTGCGGTCGTGGCGCCGATCGCGCCCGGAACCGATGCAGCGCAGAACGCATCCGCGCTCTATCGCGGAGCCATCGGGCGGACGGCCAGCGGACGGCGCGGAGCGGTGCTGGTGGACTGTCTGTTCGGCAGCGGGCTTGCCCGGCCGCTGTCGACCGAACTCGCCGGGTTGCTGGCCGAACTCGCGGCCGGTCATCGTCATGCGGTCGCGGTGGACCTGCCGAGCGGGATCGAAAGCGATTCCGGTATGCCGCTCAACCCCGACCTGCCCGCTTGCGACCTGACGCTGGCGCTGGGGGCGTGGAAGTTCGCGCACTGGACCATGCCCGCCTGCGCCCGGATGGGCGTGCGGCGGCTGGTCGATATCGGCGTGACCGCGCCGCCGTGTTCGGCGCGTCTTTCCGCCCGCCCCCGGCTCGATCCTCCGGCGCCCGATGCGCACAAGTATCGGCGCGGCCTGCTCGGTGTGGTCGGCGGGGCCATGCCCGGGGCGGGCCTGCTTTCGGCCCGTGCCGCGATGCACGCGGGCGCGGGCTACGTGAAGCTTTTCTCCGGCCATTCGCATCCCGCCGCTCCCGCTGCGCTGGTCGTCGACGCGCGCCCGCTGGCCGAGGCGCTCGGCGACGCGCGTCTGGGGGCGATCCTTGCTGGCCCCGGCCTCGGCCGCGACGAGGGTGCGAAGGCGCGGCTGGAGCAGGTTCTCGACACCGACGCGCCGCTCGTCCTCGATGCCGATGCGCTGATTTTGCCGGGGCCGCGCAGGTTTGCGCGCGAGACGCTGCTGACCCCGCACGAGGGGGAATTGGAAAGCCTGTGCCGTCTCTTCGGCGTCGATGGCGGCAGCAAGCGCGCGAAGGCGCAGGAACTGGCGCGCAAAAGCGGGGCCGTGGTCCTGGCCAAAGGGCCGGATACGCTGCTGTGCGCACCCGACGGCAGGCTGCATCTGTTCCCGCCGGGCCCGAGCTGGCTTTCCGCCGCTGGCACGGGCGACGTTCTTGCCGGCGTGGCGGCAAGCCGCATGGCGACGGGCGCCGGCGCTTTCCTCGCGGCCGAGCAGGCCGTGTGGCTGCACCACGAGGCCGCGCGGATCGCGGGGGTGGCATTCAGCGCCGACGAACTGGCGAAAGCCGTGAAAGCCGCCTACGCGCGCTTCCTGTGACCGAGACAAACGAGATCCTGCGTATCGCCGCCAAGGGCGACGGCGTGACCGCCGATGGCCGCCATGTGCCCTTCGCCGCCCCGGGCGATGTGCTGCAAGCCGATGGCACGCTGGAACCGGGGCCGCACCGGGCCCAGCCGCCGTGCCGCCATTTCGGCACGTGCGGGGGGTGCCAGCTTCAGCATTGCGATAGCCAGGCGATCGCGCGCTACGTCGGCGAGCGGGTCGCCTTTGCCGCGCAGGGGCAGGGCGTCGCCATCGGCGAAATGCTGGCGCCGCACCTTTCGCCCCCGCGCAGCCGCCGGCGTTGCACGCTTCATGCGGCGAGCGCGGGGGGTAAGCCGCTGCTCGGGTTCCGGCAGGCAGGCTCGCACCGGATCGTGGACATGCGCGAATGCCATATCCTCCGCCCGGAACTCTTCGCGCTGGTGCCGCCGCTGCGGACATTGCTGGCGGCGCGGAAAGAGCGGCTATCGGCAAAGATCGAACTGACTCTGACCGATCAGGGGGTCGACTGCGCGATAGCGGGGCTCGCGGTGGAAGGACTGGCCGCCACCGAGGCGATGCTGGCTTTCGCGCAGCAGAACGGCTTGGCCCGCCTGACGCTCGATCACGGATACGGGCCGGAGCCGGTGTGGGAGCCGGAGCCGGTCACCGTTTCGCCCGCCGGCGTTCCGGTCGGTTTCCCCAGCGGCGGGTTTCTGCAGGCGACTGCGGATGGCGAGAAGGCCCTGACGCAGATCGCCGGCGACTGGCTGTCGGGCGCGCGCTTCGTCGCGGACCTGTTCTCCGGCCTCGGCACTTTTGCCTTTGCCCTGTCGCGCGAATCGAAGGTCCTGGCGGTCGAGGCCGCCCGCGATGCCCATCTGGCGTGCAAGTCGGCTGCCGCGCGCACCGGCGGGGCGGTCCATGCCATGCACCGCGACCTTTTCCGCAACCCGCTCCAGCCCGAAGAGCTGAACCGGTTCGACGCCGTGCTGCTCGACCCGCCGAGAGCCGGCGCGCGCGAGCAAGTGGCGCGGCTGGCCGAAAGCACGGTGCCGCGGATCGTCTACGTCAGTTGCAATCCGGCGAGCTGGGCGCGCGACGCTGCGCGGCTGGTGGCCGCCGGATACCGTCTGGAAGCTGCCAAGCCGGTGGGCCAGTTCGTCTGGTCGACCCACGTCGAACTGGCGAGCCTTTTCGTGCGGGAGCGGGGCTAGGCGCGGCTGTCCCGCAAAGCCCCCAGCAGTTGTTCGAACAGCCAGTCGCGCGCATGGGGCTCGACATAGGCGTGGCTGGCCCCCGGGCAGCGGGCGATCCGCGAATCGGCGAGGTCCCATGCTTCGGCGAATGCCTGCGCGGTCCGGTCGGTTTCGGCCAGAAGGATGCGCACCGGCCCTTCGAACCGTTCCAGCCCTGCCGCCATTTCTTGCGCCAGCGATCCCGGGCCGGATCGGGGCAGGGCGGCTCTGGCCAGGCCGCGTGCCAGCTTGCGGAAATCGACCCGACCGGTGACGAGGCGGGCCAGTTCTCCGGGATTTTTCAGCTTTTCGAGATAGCGCGAACGTATCGCGGTGGACGGGGGAAGGTCGTCCTGCTCGTCCTCGATCGTCCACGGGTTGGACAGGACGAGCGCGTCGCAGCCGGCCCCGCTCGCCAGCATCAGGGCGCTGGCGGCATCGCAGTTGCCGAAGGCGACGACCCGTTTCATCTGGGGCGCCATGGCGCGGAATGCGTCGATTGCCGCTGCGATATCCTTCGCGCTCGCGCGAAACCCGCGATTCTTGCCCTCGCTGTCGCCGACGCCCCGCCGGTCGAAACGGAACACCGGAAAGCCCGCCCTGGCGATTCTTTCGGCGAGCCGGGCCTGGCCGGAAAAGGCGCCGGCGCGAATCTCGTTGCCGCCGCTGACGATCAGCAGCCCGACCGAGGCGGGGGCGGTGTCGATCGTTCCCGCCAGCGTCTGATCTTCGCAGGCGAATGTGAGGGGGAGCCGGTTCACGCTTCCTGCATCCCCTGTCCGACAGCGGCGGCAAGCGCTTCTGCCTGTTCGCGCGATTCGCCCGGCTCCGCGCGCAGCCACAGCCCGCTGCCCCCGAGGGCATCCTGTTCGATCCGCACCTGAGCGGATTGCGACGGCAAGTCGGCCGCTTCCAGTTCGCGGAAAAGGTCCCGGCCCAGCGACCATCCGGCCAGCTCGATGCCTTCCGAGCGGCCCAGTTGTGCGAGGCCCCCGGTCGTCTCCTCGGTCCCCGCCTCGCGCGCGGAAAGCGTGCGTGCGCGGAGCATCGGCCGCAGGACCTGGCGCCCGGCAATCGGGGCGTAGTTCCAGCCAGGCATATCGGTGGGGGCAAGCAAGGCCCCGCCACGCAGGGTGAGCACATGGGTCGCCTCGAAATG
The sequence above is a segment of the Pelagerythrobacter marensis genome. Coding sequences within it:
- a CDS encoding hydrolase 1, exosortase A system-associated; amino-acid sequence: MNRLPLTFACEDQTLAGTIDTAPASVGLLIVSGGNEIRAGAFSGQARLAERIARAGFPVFRFDRRGVGDSEGKNRGFRASAKDIAAAIDAFRAMAPQMKRVVAFGNCDAASALMLASGAGCDALVLSNPWTIEDEQDDLPPSTAIRSRYLEKLKNPGELARLVTGRVDFRKLARGLARAALPRSGPGSLAQEMAAGLERFEGPVRILLAETDRTAQAFAEAWDLADSRIARCPGASHAYVEPHARDWLFEQLLGALRDSRA
- a CDS encoding class I SAM-dependent RNA methyltransferase yields the protein MTETNEILRIAAKGDGVTADGRHVPFAAPGDVLQADGTLEPGPHRAQPPCRHFGTCGGCQLQHCDSQAIARYVGERVAFAAQGQGVAIGEMLAPHLSPPRSRRRCTLHAASAGGKPLLGFRQAGSHRIVDMRECHILRPELFALVPPLRTLLAARKERLSAKIELTLTDQGVDCAIAGLAVEGLAATEAMLAFAQQNGLARLTLDHGYGPEPVWEPEPVTVSPAGVPVGFPSGGFLQATADGEKALTQIAGDWLSGARFVADLFSGLGTFAFALSRESKVLAVEAARDAHLACKSAAARTGGAVHAMHRDLFRNPLQPEELNRFDAVLLDPPRAGAREQVARLAESTVPRIVYVSCNPASWARDAARLVAAGYRLEAAKPVGQFVWSTHVELASLFVRERG